From a region of the Sebastes umbrosus isolate fSebUmb1 chromosome 10, fSebUmb1.pri, whole genome shotgun sequence genome:
- the golga4 gene encoding golgin subfamily A member 4 isoform X6: protein MFKKLKQRINEEQSPQRSAQSPQQQQAQMGSGERRSSQTPPFPHDGSPSPSDREMLAGMIAEPAFLSEYTIFALDHSKQPKTAQVASVSTPKGPARSPRGSINGDGSASPHREETPSFAQKLQLRVPSMESLIRGGATRAENLFRSPSKENLVRSSSRESLTPLGENDSPGAPTYDPPSDIESEAEEPPGSAETLSKEQLVHRLLRVERSLGKYRGKYSELVTAYRTVQRDKEKTQVILSQSQDKALRRIGELREELQMDQQAKKHLQDEFDAALEEKDQMITVLQTQVALLKKRAKVVSGAALPPDGDGPQSEDADPDSSTQSPLKEHGVEPEVTEREGNSDPTKLMEALQKRVTRQENLLQKCKEVMRTHKERSAQLGSENETLQEQLQERLQELEKMKELHTTEKTKLITQLRDAKNLIEQLEQDKGMVIAETKRQMHETLEMKEDEVARLRSRVQQTTSQKEELQEQKEKAEKSAFEELERALGVAQKADEARKQLQVQLEEQVKEVERASEEERRTLQQELTRVKQEVVTIMKRSSEETVAKMEKLHNEALAAKEEEMSARINKAVEQCKGEFAQLGKEREQQSSLALEDVELQKTALRNEADNRVKEIQLELEAARTRVLELESSLEKISQDGSSLSRELSSQLDELKAKHKEQISALKEKHRGQMEKHKGAQHKGAQQNNAALEELKEKHRAEVEALLKDKEQQFQAHVEDMNQKTLEKLDAKQAELEAVTAELSEALKSKQLLEEKLAAAENAHSSALQEHEKRFQDHMEKHNVELANIKQEHEQSLGGVEKSLKEELNALRIVLTEKEKEIKEQVLREKTLQDESHSTVQTLNVKVKELEELQQCLSQSQLESGSLKDSNAQLSKMSEDLDQCKKDLADLEHQLEVTKNDCQQKEKSLQELEHQLQQTKKELSEQEKSFTVELNTKQEEQTRLKKQLDDEKAAHEKKMKNAITELEAKLKTQETKMEKFKNKAKEMHESFKKKLQQNEENMKKELAKKERELQQTEQQVQEKIVEMAQKSSQGLSSTVSELQANHKEEVGKLHDTHKHEVEELEHRWQEKLGQQEEELTEKHSHILQEKAQELEEMSQRLSRGKEENEQASCDIKNLKEDLVIRETTVQKLQEELNEAAVKLESLSQGEALIKQQMESVERNLNQALNERNSLQDKLNTMKEESREKFKTLSGKLKEAEKQRKALEGSRCKESEELQNKCEETAVQLRAKEAEFNQQLTVIRNQMEHHCKEVQAKVEFGSDELCQRVECRLKELKDRLLCSQKKVVNLKNVILTKADRIRTLEENLRQQIEENKNLCISLEQMTAQVNAHTEHVKALTLEKENHSQSQALKIEELSEANRLITESMKTNEVHISNLESVASDLKNQLSSSIKEKEEAINQLRERQQAAAQMEENIERLEQERKSVLEQADALRISLSENEKKTETKLTQNDNTITSLQTRLGELEREISEKNEALQRLTASIDNQSISKSEMDQALSEKEQKVSGLTSALESSIGRLGELQEQLALKTSECEQLTADLKQQHSIRDDEKRELVEQLQQTQLQCTQNGNLEQEMVEKLRSLEEDNQKCRHKLESQREEFERMKEEIIKSKEESLKAAEEKLSAESARKVSELKKKAEQKIGQIKKQLTSQLEEKEQAIKALQTGLEEIKSNEVSGKQQAETLEEKSKTLEEALVKLKEEQEKEIEQILSNERLQKEKSLEEVKNLYEEKLSSLQRDAAQQGELKETESALHEIKEKLKEAEEQIGNLLAEIKHLKEEISAKDARLDEQQATMKQVQNQPELEAEVKVERSSMQQTEMENHSPMQEVDGDSLESLKNNLSQVKNEKEKIHKDFVRLQKDMRVLRKEHDHDLEYMKKELLEENEKNLKLELEDAEMKHNSTIKQLMREFNTQMALRERELDSAVKETIAKAQTVEEELITSHREEASQLRKAIGQKEDDLHRTVQKYEEVIQSREEEMGDRVWQVQKELEELQAKGLDTTEMSAEELQAQLAEKTTLLSEARLKEQGFVERIHSLEDKIKCFHRTTVVTHLGSTFKEPVYNSSEPTENEYLRKVLFEYMMGRETKTMAKVITSMLKFPPDQAQKVLDKEDTKPVPWLR, encoded by the exons ATGGGCAGTGGAGAGCGGCGCAGCAGTCAAACCCCTCCGTTTCCTCACGATGGCTCACCGTCTCCCAGTGACAGAGAG ATGCTGGCCGGGATGATAGCCGAGCCCGCTTTTCTCTCTGAGTATACTATCTTTGCTCTGGACCattcaaaacaacccaaaacagcCCAGGTAGCCAGTGTG AGCACCCCTAAAGGACCGGCGAGATCTCCCAGAGGTAGCATCAACGGGGATGGAAGTGCTTCTCCTCAC agagaggagacgcCGTCATTTGCACAGAAGCTGCAGTTAAGAGTTCCTTCGATGGAGTCGTTGATTCGCGGTGGAGCCACTCGGGCTGAAAACCTGTTCCGCTCCCCCTCTAAAGAAAACCTGGTCCGAAGCTCATCGCGTGAATCCCTGACGCCTTTGGGAGAAAACGACTCCCCGGGCGCCCCCACATACGATCCCCCCTCAGACATCGAGAGTGAGGCCGAGGAGCCACCAGGAAGCGCAGAGACGCTCTCCAAAGAGCAGCTGGTGCACCGACTGCTTAGAGTGGAGAGGAGCCTGGGGAAGTACAGAGGGAAGTACTCAGAG CTGGTTACTGCGTACCGAACAGTACAAcgagataaagaaaaaacacag GTCATCCTCAGTCAGAGTCAAGATAAAGCTCTCCGCAGGATAGGGGAGCTGCGCGAG GAGCTTCAAATGGACCAGCAGGCAAAGAAACACCTACAAGACGAGTTTGATGCTGCGCTGGAAGAGAAAGACCAGATGATCACTGTACTCCAAACACAG GTTGCTCTGTTGAAGAAACGAGCCAAGGTGGTCTCTGGCGCCGCTCTGCCACCTGATGGTGACGGCCCTCAATCTGAAGACGCAGATCCAGACTCGTCCACACAAAGTCCTTTGAAGGAGCACGGAGTAGAGCCTGAAGTCACTGAGA GAGAGGGCAACAGTGATCCAACCAAACTTATGGAGGCTCTACAGAAGAGAGTGACGAGGCAGGAAAACCTGCTGCAGAAGTGCAAAGAAGTGATGCGAACACACAAGGAGCGCAGCGCCCAGCTGGGCAGCGAGAACGAAACTCTGCAGGAGCAGCTGCAGGAGAGACTGCAGGAGCTGGAGAAGATGAAG GAGCTGCACACAACGGAAAAGACTAAGTTGATCACTCAGCTGCGCGATGCCAAGAACCTCATTGAGCAACTGGAGCAGGACAAG GGAATGGTCATCGCTGAGACGAAGCGCCAGATGCATGAGACTCTGGAAATGAAAGAAGACGAGGTCGCACGGCTCCGCTCCAGGGTCCAGCAGACTACGTCCCAGAAAGAAGAATTACAGGAACAGAAAGAGAAGGCTGAGAAATCAG CATTTGAGGAACTTGAGCGGGCGCTGGGTGTAGCTCAGAAGGCGGACGAGGCCCGAAAGCAGCTGCAGGTTCAGCTGGAGGAGCAAGTGAAAGAGGTCGAAAGGGCCagcgaggaagagaggaggactcTGCAGCAGGAACTCACACGAGTCAAACAGGAGGTCGTCACCATCATGAAG agATCATCGGAGGAAACGGTCGCCAAAATGGAAAAACTCCACAATGAAGCTTTGGCTGctaaagaagaagagatgagtGCCAGAATCAACAAAGCTGTG GAGCAATGCAAAGGGGAGTTTGCCCAGTTAGGGAAGGAGCGGGAGCAGCAGTCCTCTCTGGCTCTGGAGGACGTAGAGTTACAGAAGACGGCTCTGAGGAATGAAGCTGATAACAGGGTCAAAGAGATACAGCTGGAGCTGGAAGCTGCAAGAACT AGAGTATTGGAGCTGGAGAGCTCTCTGGAGAAGATCTCACAAGATGGATCCAGTCTGTCCCGTGAACTTTCCAGTCAGTTGGACGAGCTGAAGGCTAAACACAAAGAGCAAATCTCTGCTTTAAAGGAAAAGCACCGGGGGCAGATGGAAAAGCACAAGGGCGCCCAGCACAAGGGCGCCCAGCAGAATAACGCTGCCCTCGAGGAGCTcaaggaaaaacacagagctGAAGTGGAGGCTCTTCTGAAAGATAAAGAACAGCAGTTCCAAGCACACGTTGAAGACATGAACCAGAAGACTTTGGAGAAACTGGATGCAAAGCAAGCCGAGCTGGAGGCAGTTACCGCTGAACTTTCTGAGGCTTTGAAGAGTAAACAGCTTCTGGAGGAGAAGTTGGCGGCAGCCGAGAATGCTCATAGTTCAGCTCTGCAGGAACATGAGAAGAGGTTTCAGGATCACATGGAAAAGCACAATGTAGAGCTCGCAAATATCAAACAGGAGCACGAGCAGTCACTTGGAGGTGTAGAGAAAAGTCTGAAGGAGGAACTTAACGCGTTGAGGATTGTTCTGacggaaaaggaaaaggaaattaAAGAACAAGTCCTGAGAGAaaaaacactacaagatgaGTCACATTCCACTGTACAAACATTAAATGTCAAGGTtaaggagctggaggagctgcaacaATGTTTATCACAATCCCAGCTGGAAAGTGGGAGCCTAAAGGACTCCAATGCACAGTTAAGTAAGATGTCAGAGGATCTTGATCAATGTAAGAAGGATTTGGCAGATTTGGAGCATCAGTTGGAAGTAACAAAGAATGACTGTCAACAAAAAGAGAAGTCGCTTCAAGAACTTGAGCACCAATTACAACAGACCAAAAAGGAGCTCTCGGAGCAGGAGAAGTCGTTCACTGTAGAGCTGAACACTAAGCAGGAAGAGCAAACTCGCCTCAAGAAACAGCTGGATGATGAAAAGGCTGCCCACGAGAAGAAGATGAAAAACGCCATAACTGAGCTGGAAGCTAAGCTGaaaacacaggagacaaaaatggaaaagtttaaaaacaagGCCAAAGAAATGCACGAGAGTTTTAAGAAAAAGCTTCAGCAGAATGAGGAAAACATGAAGAAGGAACTCgcaaagaaggagagagagcttCAGCAGACGGAGCAGCAAGTTCAAGAGAAAATTGTCGAGATGGCCCAAAAAAGTTCCCAAGGCCTCAGCAGTACAGTGTCAGAGCTGCAGGCCAACCATAAGGAGGAAGTGGGGAAGCTACacgacacacacaagcatgagGTCGAGGAGCTGGAGCACCGTTGGCAGGAGAAGTTAggacagcaggaggaagagttaacggaaaaacactcacacatactACAGGAGAAGGCTCAGGAGCTGGAGGAAATGTCTCAGCGGCTCAGCAGAGGCAAAGAGGAAAACGAGCAGGCGTCGTGCGATATAAAGAATTTAAAGGAGGACCTGGTAATCCGAGAAACCACCGTGCAGAAGCTGCAGGAAGAGCTTAACGAAGCAGCGGTCAAGCTCGAAAGTTTGTCTCAGGGCGAAGCGTTGATCAAACAGCAAATGGAGTCAGTGGAGAGGAACCTCAATCAGGCTCTGAACGAGAGAAACTCCCTCCAAGACAAGCTCAACACGATGAaggaagagagcagagagaagttCAAGACCTTGTCGGGAAAGTTGAAGGAAGCAGAGAAGCAGCGAAAAGCACTGGAAGGGTCCAGATGTAAGGAAAGCGAGGAGTTGCAGAATAAATGTGAGGAAACTGCCGTTCAGCTGCGAGCCAAGGAAGCAGAGTTCAATCAGCAGTTAACGGTGATCAGAAACCAAATGGAGCATCACTGTAAGGAGGTTCAGGCTAAAGTGGAGTTTGGATCTGATGAACTCTGTCAGAGAGTTGAATGTAGGTTGAAAGAGCTGAAAGACAGACTGCTCTGTAGCCAGAAAAAGGTAGTGAATCTCAAAAACGTCATCCTCACTAAAGCAGATAGAATTCGCACTTTAGAGGAGAATCTCCGCCAGCAGATAGAGGAGAATAAAAATCTATGCATTTCATTAGAACAGATGACTGCTCAGGTAAACGCTCACACGGAGCACGTCAAAGCCTTAACGCTCGAGAAAGAGAATCATTCTCAGTCTCAAGCTCTAAAAATCGAGGAGCTGAGCGAAGCAAACAGACTCATAACGGAAAGCATGAAAACAAACGAGGTGCACATCAGTAACCTGGAAAGCGTCGCCAGCGACCTGAAAAATCAGCTATCGAGTAGCataaaagagaaggaggaagccATAAatcagctgagagagagacaacaggCTGCTGCTCAAATGGAGGAGAACATTGAGAGATTAGAGCAGGAGAGGAAGTCTGTGTTAGAGCAGGCAGATGCACTCAGGATCAGTCTGTCTGAGAATGAAAAGAAGACGGAGACGAAGCTCACCCAGAATGACAACACTATCACATCTCTGCAGACCAGGCTTGGTGAGCTGGAGCGTGAAATCTCCGAAAAGAACGAAGCCCTTCAAAGGCTGACGGCAAGTATCGACAATCAGTCCATCAGCAAGTCCGAGATGGACCAGGCGTTGAGCGAGAAGGAGCAGAAGGTCAGCGGGCTCACCTCGGCGCTGGAGAGTAGCATCGGTCGACTCGGTGAGCTTCAGGAGCAATTAGCCTTAAAGACGAGCGAGTGCGAACAACTCACGGCCGACCTCAAACAGCAGCACAGCATCAGGGATGATGAGAAGAGAGAGTTGgtggagcagctgcagcagaccCAGCTACAGTGCACCCAGAACGGTAATTTGGAGCAGGAGATGGTGGAAAAGCTCCGCTCCCTCGAGGAAGACAACCAAAAGTGTCGACACAAGCTTGAAAGTCAAAGGGAGGAATTTGAAAGGATGAAAGAGGAGATCATCAAGAGCAAAGAGGAGAGTCTGAAGGCGGCCGAGGAGAAGCTATCCGCAGAGAGCGCTCGGAAAGTATCGGAGCTGAAGAAGAAAGCTGAGCAGAAAATCGGTCAGATTAAGAAACAGCTAACCTCGCAGCTCGAGGAGAAAGAGCAAGCGATCAAGGCTCTTCAGACCGGCCTGGAGGAAATCAAGAGCAATGAGGTGTCTGGCAAACAACAAGCAGAAACACTGGAGGAGAAATCAAAAACACTCGAGGAAGCGCTCGTCAAGCTCaaggaggagcaggagaaagAAATCGAACAGATTCTGAGTAATGAGAGGCTCCAGAAAGAAAAGTCTTTAGAGGAAGTGAAAAACTTGTACGAAGAGAAGCTGTCTTCACTTCAGAGAGATGCAGCACAACAAGGGGAGCTCAAAGAAACTGAATCAGCGCTGCACGAAATCAAGGAAAAGCTCAAAGAAGCAGAAGAGCAGATTGGAAACCTGCTCGCAGAAATAAAGCACCTGAAAGAAGAAATTAGTGCGAAGGATGCCCGGCTCGATGAACAGCAGGCGACTATGAAGCAGGTACAAAATCAACCAGAACTTGAGGCCGAGGTGAAGGTGGAACGTAGCAGCATGCAGCAAACCGAGATGGAAAACCACTCTCCGATGCAAGAAGTGGACGGCGATTCTCTGGAGTCTCTGAAGAACAATCTGAGTCAGGTGAAGAACGAGAAAGAGAAAATCCACAAGGACTTCGTCAGGCTGCAGAAAGACATGCGAGTACTGAGGAAGGAGCACGATCACGACCTGGAGTACATGAAGAAAGAGCTGTTGGAGGAGAATGAGAAAAATCTGAA ACTGGAGCTGGAGGATGCGGAGATGAAGCACAACTCTACCATCAAGCAGTTAATGAGGGAGTTCAACACACAgatggctttgagagagagggaacTTGATTCAGCGGTGAAGGAGACCATTG CGAAGGCCCAGACTGTAGAGGAAGAGCTCATCACTAGCCATCGTGAAGAAGCCAGTCAGCTGAGAAAGGCGATTGGCCAGAAGGAGGATGATTTGCACAGAACTGTTCAGAAATATGAAGAGGTTATACAG